A window of Tautonia plasticadhaerens contains these coding sequences:
- a CDS encoding acetyl-CoA C-acyltransferase translates to MRRAVVIDAVRTPVGRASADRGCYRDVRAEDLSAHVIRALVDRTGIDPRLVEDVRWGCVQQQGEQGFDIARIAALAADLPVEAGGVTVNRNCASGLQAINDAAMSIAAGCEDVQVVGGVEHMGHVPMDRGYDPCPSLFRRHSEAIMHMGLTAEYLAAKYHISRARQDAFALRSHLLSAEATDGGAFLGEVVPTWGRDEAGRKSLLAEDQGIRRDTSPESLAALPPAFHPDGGTVTAGNSSQVSVGAAALLVMSEEKAAELGLEPMARIRSMAVAGVEPEEMGIGPVPAVGKALARAGLALGQVGCIEVNEAFAVQVLAVLQSLGIDERRVNLRGGAIALGHPLGASGARIATTLLHRMRGEGAMFGLATLCVGLGQGVATVFEACTKGADS, encoded by the coding sequence ATGAGACGAGCCGTGGTGATCGACGCCGTGCGCACCCCCGTCGGGCGGGCGTCGGCGGATCGGGGATGCTACCGGGACGTCCGTGCCGAGGACCTCTCGGCCCACGTCATCCGGGCGCTGGTCGACCGGACGGGGATCGACCCCCGACTCGTCGAGGACGTCCGATGGGGATGCGTCCAGCAGCAGGGTGAGCAGGGGTTCGACATCGCCCGGATCGCCGCGCTCGCGGCCGACCTGCCGGTCGAGGCGGGGGGGGTGACGGTCAACCGCAACTGCGCCTCGGGCCTCCAGGCGATCAACGACGCCGCCATGAGCATCGCCGCCGGCTGCGAGGACGTCCAGGTCGTCGGCGGGGTCGAGCACATGGGCCACGTGCCGATGGACCGCGGCTACGACCCCTGCCCGAGCCTCTTCCGCCGCCACAGCGAGGCGATCATGCACATGGGCCTGACGGCCGAATACCTGGCGGCGAAGTACCACATTTCCCGGGCACGGCAGGACGCCTTCGCCCTGAGGAGCCACCTCCTCTCCGCCGAGGCGACCGACGGCGGGGCGTTCCTCGGCGAGGTCGTCCCGACCTGGGGGCGCGACGAGGCCGGCAGGAAGTCCCTGCTCGCCGAGGACCAGGGGATCCGCCGCGACACCTCGCCCGAGTCCCTGGCGGCCCTCCCACCCGCCTTCCACCCCGACGGCGGCACGGTGACGGCGGGGAACAGCTCCCAGGTCAGCGTGGGGGCGGCCGCCCTGCTGGTCATGTCGGAGGAGAAGGCGGCCGAACTCGGCCTGGAGCCGATGGCCCGGATCCGTTCCATGGCGGTCGCCGGCGTCGAGCCGGAGGAGATGGGCATCGGCCCGGTCCCGGCCGTCGGCAAGGCGCTGGCGAGGGCCGGCCTCGCCCTGGGGCAGGTCGGCTGCATCGAGGTGAACGAGGCGTTCGCCGTCCAGGTGCTCGCCGTGTTGCAGTCGCTCGGCATCGACGAGCGGCGCGTGAACCTCCGGGGCGGGGCGATCGCCCTGGGCCATCCCCTCGGCGCGAGCGGGGCCCGCATCGCGACCACGCTCCTGCATCGGATGCGCGGCGAGGGGGCCATGTTCGGCCTGGCGACGCTCTGCGTCGGCCTGGGCCAGGGCGTCGCGACCGTCTTCGAGGCGTGCACTAAGGGCGCCGATTCCTGA
- the hypD gene encoding hydrogenase formation protein HypD, with protein sequence MKFLDEYRDGAAAAKLADAISRAVTRPWVIMEVCGGQTRSIVRYGIDAILPPGIELVHGPGCPVCVTALEVIDRAHAIAARPGVIFCSFGDMLRVPGSRGDLFRIKAQGGDVRVVYSPLDAVNLAAAHPDRQVVFFAIGFETTAPANAMAVRMARRRGLANFSVLVSHVLVPPAISAILGAPGNRVQAVLGPGHVCAVMGTAEYEPLARRHRVPIVITGFEPIDLLEGVLRAARQLESGRAGVENPYARAVRPGGNPAARGLIEEVFEVCDRTWRGIGPIPRSGYRLRDAYRDQDAERRFEVEAIATRESSACISGQILRGLRKPPDCPAFGRECTPETPLGATMVSSEGACAAYHDSRRHREGRVPVAVPIGGGR encoded by the coding sequence ATGAAGTTCCTCGACGAATACCGCGACGGGGCGGCCGCCGCGAAGCTGGCCGACGCGATCTCCAGGGCCGTGACCCGGCCCTGGGTGATCATGGAGGTCTGCGGCGGCCAGACCCGTTCGATCGTCAGGTACGGGATCGACGCGATCCTGCCGCCGGGGATCGAGCTGGTCCACGGGCCCGGCTGCCCGGTCTGCGTCACCGCCCTGGAGGTGATCGACCGGGCTCACGCGATCGCCGCGAGGCCGGGGGTCATCTTCTGCTCCTTCGGCGACATGCTCCGCGTGCCGGGCTCCCGCGGCGACCTGTTCCGGATCAAGGCCCAGGGCGGCGACGTCCGGGTCGTCTATTCGCCGCTCGACGCCGTGAATCTCGCCGCGGCGCACCCCGACCGCCAGGTCGTCTTCTTCGCGATCGGCTTCGAGACCACGGCCCCGGCCAACGCGATGGCCGTCCGGATGGCGAGGCGGCGCGGGCTGGCCAACTTCAGCGTGCTCGTCTCGCACGTCCTGGTGCCGCCGGCGATCTCCGCGATCCTGGGGGCGCCGGGCAACCGGGTCCAGGCCGTACTGGGCCCGGGCCACGTCTGCGCCGTGATGGGGACGGCCGAATACGAGCCGCTGGCCCGCCGCCACCGGGTGCCGATCGTGATCACCGGCTTCGAACCGATCGACCTGCTCGAGGGCGTGCTCCGGGCGGCCCGGCAGCTCGAATCGGGCCGCGCGGGGGTCGAGAACCCCTACGCCCGCGCCGTCCGGCCCGGGGGGAACCCCGCGGCGAGGGGGCTGATCGAGGAGGTCTTCGAGGTCTGCGACCGCACCTGGCGGGGGATCGGCCCGATCCCCCGGAGCGGCTACCGGCTGCGCGACGCCTATCGCGACCAGGACGCCGAGCGGCGGTTCGAGGTCGAGGCGATCGCGACCCGGGAGTCGTCGGCCTGCATCAGCGGGCAGATCCTCCGGGGCTTGAGGAAGCCGCCCGACTGCCCCGCGTTCGGCCGGGAGTGCACCCCGGAGACGCCGCTGGGGGCGACGATGGTCTCGTCCGAGGGGGCGTGCGCGGCCTACCACGACTCCCGGCGGCACCGGGAGGGCCGGGTCCCCGTCGCGGTCCCGATCGGGGGGGGCCGCTGA
- a CDS encoding HypC/HybG/HupF family hydrogenase formation chaperone, protein MCLGIPGKVVETYREHDVLMGKVSFAGVARRVCLEHVPDARPGDYVLVHVGFALSRIDEDEARRVFEFLEQMDQLGELEDGAPRAGERPPPTAPAP, encoded by the coding sequence ATGTGCCTCGGGATCCCCGGGAAGGTGGTCGAGACGTACCGCGAGCACGACGTGCTCATGGGCAAGGTCTCCTTCGCTGGGGTCGCCAGGCGGGTCTGCCTGGAGCACGTCCCCGACGCCCGCCCGGGGGATTACGTGCTGGTCCACGTCGGCTTCGCCCTGTCCCGCATCGACGAGGACGAGGCCAGGCGCGTCTTCGAGTTCCTGGAGCAGATGGACCAGCTCGGCGAGCTCGAGGACGGCGCCCCGAGGGCCGGCGAGCGTCCCCCGCCGACGGCCCCCGCCCCGTGA
- the hypF gene encoding carbamoyltransferase HypF has product MDRRAIEIIGIVQGVGFRPFVHELATGLGLSGFVKNRAGGVRIEVEGDPRSLDRFLAELTSRPPSPARIEGVRWARRPPRGEPGFRIEPSAGDAAGPIFLAPDVATCDDCLRELFDPRDRRHRYPFLNCAHCGPRLTIIRETPYDRERTTMAAFAMCLDCRSEYEDPRDRRFHAQPIACPACGPRLRLLGGDGRAIESGDPLSDAASALGRGRIVAVKGLGGYHLCCLAGDEGAVAELRRRKHRDEKPLAVMVRDLRWARALGEFDEEERALLASPCRPIVLLRRRPGAPVAVGVSPGGNPRLGVMLPYTPLHHLLMLEVAGAPLVMTSGNPSDEPIAYDDLDAARRLAGIADLILTHDRPIHLRCDDSVSRVVDGAESPIRRSRGSTPLPIDLPVPCPRPTLALGGQLKATFALGRGRHAFLSHHLGDLDRYEAYRAYAEAIGHYERLLAIRPALIVHDLHPDYASTGYARGRPAELPRLAVQHHHAHMASCMAEHGLDEPVLGVTFDGSGYGLDGATWGGEILVGGYLGFRRAAHLRYVAMPGGDRATLEPWRMAASYLADAGVGSSAIRLRASPAELAVVRTMIERRFRSPPTSSVGRLFDAVAALAGLRPRVSYEGQAAMELEWLATGVAADAAYPFEIQQVQGDGPPGAPLQIDHRPLIAEVAAEAGRGRAPAVIARRFHSTLVEMVAEVCLRLRGESGPAKVVLSGGVFLNALLAREITGRLTREEFRVYRHRKVPPNDGGLSLGQLAIGAARDRSHGPGPDAWPITGPAVEWGGPGRS; this is encoded by the coding sequence ATGGACCGTCGCGCGATCGAGATCATCGGGATCGTCCAGGGGGTCGGATTCCGCCCCTTCGTCCACGAACTCGCGACCGGCCTCGGCCTCTCCGGCTTCGTGAAGAACCGGGCCGGCGGCGTCCGGATCGAGGTGGAGGGTGACCCCCGGTCGCTGGACCGATTCCTGGCCGAGCTGACGTCCCGGCCCCCGTCGCCGGCACGGATCGAGGGGGTGCGCTGGGCCCGTCGACCACCCCGGGGCGAGCCCGGGTTCCGGATCGAGCCGAGCGCGGGCGACGCCGCCGGCCCGATCTTCCTCGCCCCCGACGTCGCGACCTGCGACGACTGCCTCCGGGAATTATTCGATCCCCGGGACCGTCGGCATCGGTATCCGTTCCTCAACTGCGCCCACTGCGGCCCCCGGCTGACCATCATCCGGGAGACCCCGTACGACCGCGAGCGCACGACCATGGCGGCCTTCGCCATGTGCCTGGATTGCCGATCGGAATATGAGGATCCCCGCGACCGCCGATTCCACGCCCAGCCCATCGCCTGCCCGGCGTGCGGCCCCCGGCTCCGGCTCTTGGGCGGTGACGGGCGGGCGATCGAGTCGGGGGATCCGCTCTCGGACGCGGCCTCGGCGCTGGGGAGGGGGCGGATCGTCGCCGTCAAGGGCCTGGGGGGCTACCACCTCTGCTGCCTCGCGGGCGACGAGGGGGCGGTGGCCGAGCTGCGGCGCCGCAAGCATCGGGACGAGAAGCCGCTCGCGGTCATGGTGCGAGACCTGCGGTGGGCCCGGGCGCTCGGGGAATTCGACGAGGAGGAGCGGGCGCTGCTCGCCTCGCCGTGCCGGCCGATCGTCCTGCTCCGCCGGAGGCCGGGGGCGCCGGTCGCCGTCGGGGTGTCGCCGGGCGGCAATCCCCGCCTCGGCGTGATGCTGCCCTACACGCCCCTACACCACCTCCTCATGCTGGAGGTGGCCGGGGCGCCCCTGGTCATGACCAGCGGCAACCCGTCCGACGAGCCGATCGCCTACGACGACCTCGACGCGGCGAGGCGGCTGGCAGGCATCGCCGACCTGATCCTGACGCACGACCGGCCGATCCACCTCCGCTGCGACGACTCGGTGTCTCGGGTGGTCGACGGCGCGGAGTCGCCGATCCGACGCTCCCGGGGCTCCACGCCGCTCCCGATCGACCTGCCCGTCCCCTGTCCCCGGCCGACTCTGGCGCTGGGGGGCCAGTTGAAGGCGACCTTCGCCCTCGGCCGGGGTCGCCACGCGTTCCTGAGCCATCACCTCGGCGACCTCGACCGCTACGAGGCGTATCGGGCCTACGCCGAGGCCATCGGGCACTACGAGCGGCTCCTGGCGATCCGCCCGGCGCTGATCGTGCACGACCTGCACCCCGACTACGCCTCGACGGGCTACGCCAGGGGACGGCCGGCCGAGCTCCCGCGGCTCGCCGTCCAGCACCACCACGCGCACATGGCGAGCTGCATGGCCGAGCACGGCCTCGACGAGCCGGTCCTCGGCGTGACGTTCGACGGCAGCGGCTACGGGCTCGACGGCGCGACCTGGGGGGGCGAGATCTTGGTGGGGGGTTATCTGGGCTTCCGCCGGGCGGCGCACCTGCGTTACGTCGCCATGCCAGGGGGCGACCGGGCGACCCTCGAACCCTGGCGGATGGCGGCGTCGTACCTGGCCGACGCGGGGGTGGGCTCCTCGGCGATCCGGCTGCGGGCCTCCCCGGCGGAGCTGGCCGTCGTCCGGACGATGATCGAGCGGCGGTTCCGCTCGCCGCCGACGTCGAGCGTCGGGCGGCTGTTCGATGCCGTGGCGGCGCTGGCCGGACTCCGGCCGCGCGTCAGCTACGAGGGCCAGGCGGCGATGGAGCTCGAATGGCTGGCCACGGGGGTCGCCGCCGACGCCGCCTATCCCTTCGAAATCCAGCAGGTGCAGGGGGACGGCCCCCCGGGGGCGCCCCTGCAAATCGACCACCGGCCCCTGATCGCCGAGGTGGCCGCCGAGGCGGGCCGAGGCCGGGCCCCGGCGGTCATCGCGAGGCGGTTCCACTCGACGCTCGTGGAGATGGTCGCGGAGGTCTGCCTCCGCCTGAGGGGCGAGTCCGGCCCGGCCAAGGTCGTCCTCAGCGGCGGCGTCTTCCTGAACGCCCTGCTGGCCCGCGAAATCACCGGCCGGTTGACTCGGGAGGAGTTCCGGGTTTACCGTCATCGGAAGGTCCCGCCGAATGACGGCGGCCTGAGCCTGGGCCAGCTCGCGATCGGGGCGGCCCGGGATCGATCGCACGGCCCGGGGCCGGACGCCTGGCCGATTACCGGTCCGGCCGTCGAGTGGGGCGGCCCCGGCCGATCCTGA